In the genome of Methanothermobacter sp., one region contains:
- a CDS encoding BPL-N domain-containing protein, with protein NYQPPTNPPTYSATGTLTKTAYLQTAQNIKKYMETNKRSPNYASTSIGKVNYQSLIYAYSRIINFYNTNGRLPNYVTIKNVSIASDPNGKKEVKVLIYSGYDASTNCVEGIKYCLDAVTLTSVKFTYATSTVINSNILASYDVLVMPGGTSGLSYLRNPNISASAIKSFVSKGGGYLGICAGAYAASIAVDGYYSGWGLADVRCKAVKYDGNLTISITSAGESILGLSGTQTIYHCNGAAMYAVGTVTSLATYADSKTGYKGYIAAVADTYGSGRVILCGPHPELSPRIPQMVVQMIAWLAKVT; from the coding sequence AACTACCAACCACCAACAAACCCACCCACCTACAGCGCAACAGGAACACTCACAAAAACAGCATACCTACAAACAGCCCAAAACATCAAAAAATACATGGAAACCAACAAAAGATCACCAAATTATGCTAGTACAAGCATTGGTAAAGTGAACTACCAAAGCCTAATCTACGCCTACAGCAGGATAATAAACTTCTACAATACCAATGGAAGACTGCCAAATTACGTGACAATAAAGAATGTTAGCATTGCAAGTGACCCGAACGGTAAAAAGGAAGTTAAGGTGTTAATTTACAGCGGCTATGACGCTTCAACAAATTGCGTGGAGGGTATAAAATATTGTCTAGATGCTGTTACACTCACTTCAGTGAAATTCACTTATGCTACGAGTACCGTTATAAATTCAAATATCCTTGCATCCTATGATGTTTTAGTGATGCCTGGGGGTACTTCTGGTTTAAGTTATTTGAGGAACCCGAATATCAGCGCTTCAGCGATCAAATCATTCGTGAGTAAGGGTGGAGGATACCTTGGAATATGTGCAGGTGCATATGCAGCTTCAATAGCTGTTGACGGATACTATAGTGGTTGGGGACTTGCAGATGTACGATGTAAAGCTGTAAAATATGATGGTAATCTGACTATTTCCATTACATCTGCTGGGGAGAGTATTTTAGGTCTCAGCGGAACCCAGACAATTTATCATTGCAATGGAGCTGCAATGTATGCTGTAGGAACAGTGACCAGTCTTGCCACCTATGCTGATAGTAAAACAGGGTACAAGGGGTATATTGCTGCTGTAGCAGATACTTATGGTTCTGGTAGGGTTATATTATGCGGACCTCATCCAGAATTAAGTCCAAGAATCCCTCAGATGGTTGTTCAGATGATAGCATGGCTTGCAAAGGTAACATAG
- the sfsA gene encoding DNA/RNA nuclease SfsA, with protein sequence MKIKNLTIADFLGRPNRFTVLVDKDGYKFKAHLRDPGRLEDLLIPGNKLLLKYMPVSGDRKTRFDVIAAFKDGEWVLINSGLHNDIAMEIIESQFIKELEGYKVIKREYKFGKSRLDFLLSRDDEKMLLEVKGCTLLKGDRALFPDAPTSRGKRHLEELMKATELGFKSSILFLIFRRKAKIFSPNNIIDPKFAETFKKSVRMGVIIIPVTLKARLNKNFIIEPEKRIKTIL encoded by the coding sequence ATGAAAATAAAAAATCTTACTATAGCAGATTTTCTTGGGAGACCTAATCGTTTCACTGTATTAGTTGATAAGGATGGTTATAAGTTTAAGGCTCATTTAAGAGATCCTGGAAGGTTGGAGGATCTTCTGATCCCGGGGAATAAGTTACTTTTAAAGTATATGCCGGTTAGTGGGGATCGTAAGACGCGTTTTGATGTTATAGCTGCTTTTAAGGATGGTGAATGGGTTCTTATAAATTCTGGTTTACATAATGATATAGCTATGGAAATTATTGAATCTCAATTCATCAAAGAATTAGAAGGTTATAAGGTGATTAAAAGGGAATATAAGTTTGGTAAGAGCAGATTAGATTTCCTTTTAAGCCGTGATGACGAGAAAATGCTCCTTGAGGTTAAAGGTTGCACGCTTTTAAAGGGTGATCGAGCATTATTCCCAGATGCTCCCACTAGCCGAGGTAAACGCCACCTTGAAGAACTGATGAAAGCAACAGAATTAGGATTTAAAAGCTCGATACTATTCCTAATATTCAGGAGAAAGGCTAAGATATTTTCTCCAAACAATATTATAGACCCAAAGTTTGCGGAAACTTTTAAAAAGTCTGTTAGGATGGGTGTTATTATCATCCCAGTCACTTTAAAAGCTAGATTGAACAAAAATTTTATAATAGAACCTGAAAAGAGGATAAAAACAATCCTATGA
- the cfbD gene encoding Ni-sirohydrochlorin a,c-diamide reductive cyclase catalytic subunit, with product MHPRPSPIAAALYTLRDLDVNVIIIHGPTGCCFRTARLLENDGVRVLTTAMSENDFIFGAHDKLENTLKKVEKMFSPKLVGVVGTCASMIIGEDLKEAVQKANISAKVLTVESHGGFGEGDNTEGAIIVLEEAAKSGLITWEEAERQIKMLKKATEIEKTRGMAQGEYIKPSYGDDKDKVAIKLIESLRDNERVAMVLNAKKETAYLFADILRLPQINPETLIIANLRDDIGLPRIRKHAQNIKSDLERNGIKINYLTGGLDEYPITGERVGKILKEEEVEFAVISGVPHAVPIERLNIRSVAVTDGPRLVKPLKELGYDYVVAELDAHAKTLGVDHIVQSDFGESIRKNIKVIQND from the coding sequence TTGCATCCAAGGCCTAGTCCAATAGCAGCAGCCCTTTACACCCTCAGGGATCTCGACGTTAATGTTATAATCATACATGGGCCCACAGGATGTTGCTTCAGAACCGCCAGACTACTTGAAAATGATGGTGTCAGGGTTTTAACCACCGCAATGTCTGAAAATGATTTCATATTCGGAGCGCATGATAAACTCGAAAATACCTTGAAAAAAGTAGAGAAAATGTTCTCCCCAAAACTTGTAGGAGTAGTAGGAACTTGCGCGAGCATGATAATAGGCGAAGACCTTAAAGAGGCTGTCCAAAAGGCTAACATATCCGCAAAGGTGCTTACAGTAGAATCGCATGGGGGCTTTGGTGAAGGAGACAACACAGAGGGGGCTATAATCGTATTAGAAGAGGCTGCTAAATCCGGTCTAATAACTTGGGAGGAGGCTGAAAGACAGATAAAGATGCTTAAAAAGGCCACTGAGATAGAAAAAACCCGTGGAATGGCACAGGGAGAATATATAAAACCTTCCTATGGCGATGATAAAGATAAAGTCGCCATTAAACTCATAGAAAGTCTAAGAGATAATGAAAGGGTTGCCATGGTATTAAATGCAAAAAAGGAAACAGCCTACCTTTTCGCAGACATATTAAGACTACCCCAAATAAACCCTGAAACCCTAATAATAGCTAATCTCCGAGATGATATTGGACTCCCAAGGATAAGAAAACATGCACAGAATATAAAATCCGACCTCGAAAGAAATGGGATCAAAATCAATTATCTCACAGGCGGACTAGACGAATATCCCATCACAGGAGAAAGAGTAGGTAAAATCCTCAAGGAAGAAGAAGTCGAATTTGCTGTTATAAGTGGCGTGCCCCACGCAGTCCCCATCGAAAGATTAAATATTAGATCAGTAGCTGTGACCGACGGGCCAAGACTCGTCAAACCTTTAAAAGAACTAGGATATGATTATGTTGTCGCAGAACTTGATGCGCACGCCAAAACCCTCGGAGTAGACCATATAGTCCAATCAGACTTTGGTGAAAGTATAAGAAAAAATATAAAGGTGATCCAGAATGACTAA
- a CDS encoding sugar phosphate nucleotidyltransferase encodes MTKTVGMILCGGFGKRLKPLTDKIPKPLIEIKKGYTILDKQLFDFKSANINKVYLLTGFLSEKIEERYGNEYKGLKIEYVKEDEPLGTLNAIRLGMEAIDDDKQCVIRNGDVVADLNLKKMIRLGEKSNYPLTIFITKMRSPYGIVEISGDKIIDFKEKPLLNYYINAGVYFAKEPLDFGDFETGDIEKTVFPMMAKENKLGFYKEDGLFWMAIDTSKELEEIRKEYKNREDKPWGYEKILINTNKYLTKELFIKEDYRTSFHYHTKKDETMYIIKGSGYIEFENKKEYFSKNDIIRIKPKTPHSIVAMENTLLQEVSTPHPKDTIRIKDYYDRW; translated from the coding sequence ATGACTAAAACCGTTGGAATGATACTCTGCGGGGGATTTGGCAAACGCCTAAAACCCCTCACAGACAAAATACCAAAACCCCTCATAGAAATAAAAAAAGGTTACACCATACTCGACAAACAATTATTCGATTTCAAAAGTGCTAATATAAACAAAGTATACCTTCTAACAGGATTTCTCAGCGAAAAGATCGAAGAACGCTACGGCAACGAATACAAGGGCCTAAAGATAGAATATGTGAAAGAAGACGAACCCCTGGGGACATTAAACGCCATAAGACTGGGCATGGAAGCAATAGACGATGACAAGCAATGCGTGATAAGAAATGGCGACGTAGTCGCAGACTTAAACCTGAAAAAGATGATCCGCCTTGGAGAAAAATCCAATTATCCCCTCACAATATTCATAACAAAAATGCGATCACCCTATGGTATAGTAGAAATAAGCGGAGATAAAATAATCGACTTCAAAGAAAAACCACTACTAAACTATTACATAAACGCGGGCGTATATTTCGCCAAAGAACCCCTAGACTTCGGAGACTTCGAAACAGGGGACATAGAAAAGACCGTATTCCCAATGATGGCCAAAGAAAACAAACTAGGCTTCTACAAAGAAGATGGATTATTCTGGATGGCCATCGACACCTCCAAAGAACTCGAAGAAATAAGAAAAGAATACAAAAACAGGGAAGACAAACCATGGGGTTATGAAAAAATCCTCATAAACACAAACAAATACCTCACAAAAGAACTATTCATAAAAGAAGATTACAGAACATCATTCCACTACCACACAAAAAAAGATGAAACAATGTACATAATAAAAGGCTCAGGATACATCGAATTCGAAAACAAAAAAGAATACTTCAGCAAAAACGACATAATACGCATCAAACCAAAAACACCACACTCCATAGTAGCAATGGAAAACACCCTACTACAAGAAGTCTCAACACCCCACCCAAAAGACACCATAAGAATAAAAGACTACTACGACAGATGGTAA
- the hisH gene encoding imidazole glycerol phosphate synthase subunit HisH, whose product MITIIDYGSGNLRSIKNALTKVGGQVKITKDKKQIKEAETIILPGVGAFGKAMKNLKNYKNIIIRHIENDKPFLGICLGLQLLLTKSEESPNIQGLNIIPGEVTRIPPLGKVPHMGWNQLNIKKNCPILEGLEDEYFYFVHSYHAKPKEKKVIAATTDYHIKMAAVLWKDNIFATQFHPEKSGKAGLKILKNFVKLSK is encoded by the coding sequence ATGATAACAATAATAGACTATGGCAGCGGAAACCTAAGAAGCATAAAAAACGCCCTAACAAAAGTAGGAGGCCAAGTAAAAATCACCAAAGATAAAAAACAAATAAAAGAAGCAGAAACAATAATACTCCCAGGAGTAGGGGCCTTCGGCAAAGCCATGAAAAACCTCAAAAACTACAAAAACATCATAATCAGACACATAGAAAATGATAAACCATTCTTGGGCATCTGCCTAGGACTACAACTCCTTCTCACAAAAAGTGAAGAAAGTCCCAACATCCAAGGACTAAACATAATACCAGGAGAAGTCACCAGGATACCACCCCTAGGAAAAGTACCCCACATGGGCTGGAACCAACTAAACATAAAAAAGAACTGCCCAATACTAGAAGGCCTAGAAGACGAATACTTCTACTTCGTGCACTCATACCACGCCAAACCAAAAGAAAAAAAGGTTATAGCAGCCACAACAGACTACCACATAAAAATGGCCGCAGTTTTATGGAAAGACAACATATTCGCCACACAATTCCACCCAGAAAAAAGCGGGAAAGCCGGCCTAAAAATACTTAAAAATTTCGTCAAACTCTCAAAATAG
- a CDS encoding AIR synthase-related protein has product MDIEGFARRNINQKGLKNILAERILEFKDIDKGTALKLAEAVIEEVNHTLKIEKEEDKLLKEIIKFPKAGITMGEMGVGSRGAGDFFVHRKIADIVASTNTKAYITPTAQDDGGVVKTPIKKDTIYITTAVDGIHSRLSEYPFLGGFHVTRAALRDVCVMGSRPLAILSDLHLADDGDVGKLLDFTAGVATVSELVNVPIVAGSTLRVGGDMVLGDRLVSAVGAIGVSEHPPTARKRAEPGDTILLTEGSGGGTITTTAIYHGLFDVVWETMDINFIKASEALIEANILGEIHAMTDVTNGGLRGDAHEISSTTGVGLEFYEDKIMAMINPKVLKMLRKLDIDPLGVSIDSLMIIAPKEISDTIKDIIESVNVKIDEIGKVTDTGKPILISEDGETKLEPAFREAAYTKIKKVVGETTPEDFDKMKKRVEKATSKAIEKKRKVVEAIRSGR; this is encoded by the coding sequence ATGGACATAGAAGGATTTGCAAGACGCAACATAAACCAGAAAGGATTAAAGAACATCCTAGCAGAACGAATATTAGAATTCAAAGACATTGACAAAGGAACAGCATTAAAATTGGCAGAGGCTGTTATAGAAGAAGTTAACCACACCCTCAAAATAGAAAAAGAAGAAGACAAACTCCTAAAAGAGATTATAAAATTCCCTAAAGCAGGGATAACCATGGGCGAAATGGGAGTAGGCTCCAGAGGGGCAGGCGACTTCTTCGTCCACCGGAAAATAGCAGACATAGTCGCCAGCACAAACACAAAAGCATATATAACACCAACAGCTCAAGACGACGGCGGAGTTGTGAAAACACCCATAAAAAAAGACACAATTTATATCACAACCGCAGTTGATGGCATACATTCACGCCTCAGCGAATACCCATTCCTTGGCGGATTCCACGTTACAAGAGCCGCACTAAGAGATGTCTGCGTCATGGGATCCCGACCACTCGCCATCCTAAGCGACCTACACCTTGCAGATGACGGTGACGTGGGCAAACTATTAGATTTCACAGCAGGTGTTGCAACTGTCTCAGAACTAGTAAATGTTCCCATCGTCGCAGGTAGCACACTACGCGTCGGAGGAGACATGGTACTAGGCGACCGACTAGTAAGTGCAGTAGGGGCCATAGGAGTATCAGAACACCCACCCACCGCCAGAAAAAGAGCAGAACCAGGAGACACCATACTACTAACAGAAGGGTCAGGTGGAGGTACCATAACAACTACTGCAATCTATCATGGATTATTCGACGTAGTATGGGAGACAATGGACATAAATTTCATAAAAGCCTCAGAAGCCCTCATAGAAGCTAACATACTAGGAGAAATCCACGCCATGACAGACGTAACCAACGGAGGACTACGAGGAGACGCCCATGAAATCTCATCAACCACAGGAGTAGGCCTAGAATTCTATGAAGATAAAATCATGGCCATGATAAACCCCAAAGTCCTTAAAATGCTCAGAAAACTCGACATAGACCCCTTAGGGGTATCAATCGACTCACTAATGATAATAGCACCCAAAGAAATTTCAGACACCATAAAAGACATAATAGAAAGCGTCAATGTCAAAATAGATGAAATAGGCAAAGTAACAGATACCGGAAAGCCCATTCTCATCAGCGAAGATGGAGAAACCAAACTAGAACCCGCTTTTAGAGAAGCAGCATATACCAAGATAAAAAAAGTAGTGGGCGAAACCACCCCAGAAGACTTTGACAAAATGAAAAAAAGAGTAGAAAAGGCAACATCTAAGGCCATAGAAAAAAAGAGGAAAGTAGTGGAGGCCATACGAAGTGGAAGATAA